The Methylomarinum vadi genome has a window encoding:
- the mobH gene encoding MobH family relaxase, which produces MLNISWLKKDKAKSEAVPPDIPGILSIRSVDDLLSPHRGMMVQIDELAGLSERNFNRYYLHAIRNFTRFVQLLPASEVHHHAGPGGMLTHTLEVCVNALKIRRSYLLSESGGAEEIAAKQDLWTYAVFLAALSHDLAKVAVDQSVTVYDADRKAIPWSPWDSFLDEQGVWYSTEFQRGRKYRLHEKASLLLIHRIIPSYALNWLSGDRHIFEQWLACVSGDIENASSIGEIVGSADSKSVATNLGADSSRMSTVRTKPLHEKMLTALRHLLNEGDLPLNRNGAAGWVSGDDCWLVSKRTVDAIRDQLTQEGHSGIPTKNGRMFDILQEHGVLIPYGDKAIWPAVVEGEGWRNELTMIRIAVAKIWTNPDNRPDEFGGRIVPAEMESVADDEVRPIAENNTDIRTNVTANESASDSESVNEETPPTVADESSSDSQGAVAYFDLAEFLPSDTDSLGDGHGVDSQHMQESKSKDTEPGSTPQNPRVDTTQKKADGVQVPQFMNQSTDDQSASFKTDSEKDTNDPVEQFFSWLSSGIHKGEIKTNRPRARVHVVKEGVALITPGIFQDYVLSQKLDKSEWTSFQKKVLKKNWHMKDGRGLNVISYQVVGSNKSAKVNVILFPNTSQVFGKNEPPKVNPHLIQE; this is translated from the coding sequence ATGTTGAATATTAGCTGGTTGAAAAAAGACAAGGCTAAATCCGAAGCGGTACCGCCGGATATTCCCGGAATTTTGTCGATTCGAAGTGTCGACGATTTGTTGTCTCCTCATCGAGGAATGATGGTGCAAATCGATGAATTGGCCGGTTTATCGGAACGCAATTTCAACCGTTACTATCTTCACGCCATTCGGAATTTCACGCGATTCGTGCAATTGCTTCCAGCCTCGGAAGTGCATCACCACGCTGGCCCCGGAGGAATGCTAACACATACCTTGGAAGTCTGTGTGAATGCGTTGAAGATCCGACGATCTTATTTATTGTCCGAAAGCGGCGGAGCCGAGGAGATAGCCGCCAAACAGGATTTATGGACTTACGCTGTTTTTCTGGCTGCACTATCACACGACTTGGCCAAAGTCGCCGTCGATCAATCGGTGACGGTTTACGATGCCGATCGCAAGGCAATACCCTGGTCGCCTTGGGATTCGTTTTTGGACGAGCAGGGTGTATGGTACAGCACGGAGTTCCAACGCGGACGGAAATACCGCCTGCATGAGAAAGCCTCGCTGCTGTTAATCCATCGAATCATTCCGTCATACGCATTAAACTGGTTATCCGGCGATCGACACATTTTTGAGCAATGGCTGGCTTGCGTGTCGGGTGATATCGAAAATGCCTCATCGATCGGTGAGATTGTTGGCTCTGCCGATAGCAAATCCGTAGCCACGAACCTGGGCGCAGATTCCAGCCGAATGTCAACCGTCCGAACGAAACCATTGCACGAAAAGATGTTGACCGCTTTGCGCCATTTATTGAACGAAGGAGATTTGCCGTTAAACAGAAATGGCGCGGCCGGTTGGGTTAGCGGCGACGACTGTTGGCTGGTGAGCAAGCGAACCGTGGATGCAATCAGGGATCAATTAACCCAAGAAGGGCACTCCGGCATACCAACGAAAAACGGCCGTATGTTCGACATACTCCAAGAGCATGGCGTACTGATCCCGTATGGCGACAAAGCGATCTGGCCAGCCGTCGTCGAAGGGGAAGGGTGGCGTAATGAATTGACCATGATCCGGATTGCGGTTGCGAAAATTTGGACGAATCCAGACAATCGGCCGGATGAGTTTGGTGGTCGGATTGTACCAGCTGAAATGGAATCAGTGGCCGACGATGAAGTTCGACCGATTGCCGAGAACAATACGGATATTCGAACCAATGTCACCGCGAACGAATCGGCAAGTGACTCGGAATCGGTTAACGAAGAGACACCTCCTACGGTAGCCGATGAGTCTTCTTCGGATTCGCAAGGCGCTGTGGCTTATTTCGATTTAGCGGAGTTTCTTCCATCAGATACGGATTCTCTGGGTGACGGCCACGGGGTTGATTCGCAACACATGCAAGAAAGCAAATCCAAGGACACCGAGCCAGGCTCCACTCCACAAAACCCAAGGGTAGATACAACGCAAAAAAAAGCGGATGGCGTCCAAGTACCTCAGTTCATGAACCAATCTACCGACGACCAATCGGCTAGTTTTAAAACTGATTCAGAAAAGGATACCAACGACCCGGTTGAGCAATTTTTTTCATGGTTGAGCTCAGGAATTCATAAAGGTGAGATCAAGACCAATCGGCCTAGAGCGAGGGTTCATGTCGTCAAGGAAGGCGTTGCACTGATCACGCCAGGAATATTTCAGGATTATGTGCTATCACAAAAATTAGATAAATCTGAATGGACCTCATTCCAGAAAAAGGTGTTGAAAAAGAATTGGCATATGAAGGACGGGCGAGGTTTGAATGTGATCAGTTACCAAGTCGTAGGAAGCAACAAATCAGCTAAGGTCAATGTGATTCTATTTCCGAATACTTCTCAGGTATTTGGTAAAAATGAACCACCAAAAGTGAATCCGCATTTGATTCAGGAATGA
- a CDS encoding DNA cytosine methyltransferase yields the protein MFCGAGGLTRGLENSGIEVKLGVDIDPACAYPYTENNAARFLLKSVEEMRGDEVVDTFAGANLKLLAGCAPCQTFSSYNQKANSTDRRWWLLLEFGRFVRETCPELVTMENVPGLVEQNVFRDFVDDLKNRGYEVDYRVVNCADYGLPQQRSRLVLLASRLGEIELIPPTHSESERRTVHHAIGDLPPLKAGEVDSRDPLHQSATLSPINLKRILASRPGGSWRDWPRELVADCHKKDSGKTYPSVYGRMSWKEPAPTMTTQFYGFGNGRFGHPEQNRAISLREGAILQSFPDGYKFTPPGEPISKKTIGRLIGNAVPVILGEVIGRSIQDHVNRLDRRTDKN from the coding sequence TTGTTTTGTGGCGCAGGCGGTTTGACGCGTGGTTTGGAAAATTCCGGTATCGAAGTCAAATTGGGCGTGGATATAGACCCGGCTTGTGCTTATCCCTATACGGAAAACAACGCCGCTCGTTTTCTGCTCAAATCCGTCGAGGAAATGAGAGGGGATGAAGTGGTCGATACGTTCGCCGGGGCGAACTTGAAACTGTTGGCTGGTTGCGCGCCTTGTCAGACATTTTCATCCTACAATCAAAAAGCGAATTCGACCGATAGACGGTGGTGGTTGCTGCTCGAGTTCGGACGTTTTGTTCGTGAAACATGTCCGGAATTGGTGACGATGGAAAACGTTCCAGGCCTCGTGGAACAAAACGTTTTCCGAGATTTCGTCGACGATCTAAAAAACCGAGGATATGAAGTCGATTATCGAGTGGTCAATTGTGCCGATTACGGATTGCCCCAGCAAAGAAGCCGATTGGTGTTGCTCGCATCGAGGCTCGGGGAGATCGAACTCATACCACCAACTCATTCGGAAAGCGAGAGGCGAACCGTCCATCACGCCATCGGAGACCTTCCTCCCTTGAAAGCGGGAGAAGTAGATTCTCGGGATCCCCTTCATCAGAGTGCGACACTTTCACCGATAAATCTCAAAAGAATCCTCGCTTCTCGCCCCGGAGGTTCTTGGCGGGATTGGCCTAGAGAACTCGTCGCCGATTGTCACAAAAAAGATTCAGGGAAAACGTATCCGAGCGTATATGGGCGGATGAGTTGGAAAGAACCGGCGCCGACCATGACGACACAGTTTTACGGATTCGGTAATGGCCGATTCGGTCATCCGGAGCAAAACCGAGCGATTTCGTTACGTGAAGGAGCGATATTGCAAAGCTTTCCTGATGGATACAAATTCACGCCTCCTGGAGAGCCGATCAGCAAGAAAACTATCGGTCGTCTCATCGGCAATGCCGTGCCGGTGATACTTGGCGAGGTCATCGGGCGAAGCATCCAGGATCACGTGAACCGCCTCGATAGACGAACAGACAAGAATTGA
- a CDS encoding SNF2-related protein, with protein MDELYQTSSNHFITSVPEPGQLVEVRRRQWVVSDVQGQSFEANGEQHVVTLSSLDEDALGEELQVVWQIEPGAQVLEKAGMPRITGIDSEDKSDAFLDAVRWGAVTNADRSFLQAPFRSGITIEDYQLDPLVRAIDMARVNLLIADDVGLGKTIEAGLVVQELLVRHRARTVFIVCPASLQVKWQVEMWEKFGLEFRIVDTDYIKRLRRERGIHANPWTSFPRLITSMDWMKSGEGLRLVKDCLPPTITYPRKFDILIIDEAHNVAPSTASKYALESQRIG; from the coding sequence ATGGACGAACTGTACCAAACTTCATCGAATCACTTTATTACGTCCGTACCTGAACCCGGACAACTCGTCGAAGTCAGAAGACGTCAATGGGTCGTCAGCGACGTTCAGGGACAATCTTTCGAAGCCAACGGAGAGCAACATGTCGTGACCCTGTCCTCCTTGGACGAGGACGCTTTGGGTGAAGAGCTCCAAGTGGTATGGCAGATAGAACCCGGAGCCCAGGTTCTCGAAAAGGCCGGAATGCCTCGTATAACCGGCATCGATTCCGAGGATAAATCGGACGCCTTTCTGGATGCCGTCCGTTGGGGTGCGGTGACCAATGCCGACAGGTCCTTCCTGCAGGCTCCCTTCCGCAGCGGAATCACCATCGAAGATTACCAGCTCGACCCATTGGTACGTGCCATAGACATGGCCCGAGTCAACCTGCTGATTGCGGACGACGTCGGTTTGGGTAAGACCATCGAAGCGGGGCTTGTCGTGCAGGAACTGCTTGTCCGTCATCGTGCGAGAACGGTCTTCATAGTCTGTCCGGCTTCGCTGCAGGTCAAGTGGCAGGTCGAGATGTGGGAAAAGTTCGGATTGGAATTCCGGATTGTCGATACCGATTACATCAAGCGTCTGCGACGTGAACGAGGCATACATGCCAACCCATGGACTTCGTTCCCGCGACTCATCACTTCCATGGACTGGATGAAAAGCGGTGAAGGTCTCCGGCTTGTCAAAGATTGCCTTCCTCCGACCATTACTTATCCGAGAAAGTTCGACATTCTGATCATCGATGAAGCACACAATGTCGCACCGTCGACTGCCTCCAAGTACGCTCTGGAAAGTCAGAGAATCGGTTGA